One Eubacteriales bacterium mix99 genomic window carries:
- a CDS encoding OadG-related small transporter subunit, translating to MDIVMGALEVMGVGLAGVFLVLALFYGLVKLMMKLFPGD from the coding sequence ATGGATATTGTTATGGGTGCACTGGAAGTCATGGGAGTTGGATTAGCAGGTGTATTCCTGGTTCTGGCCCTGTTTTACGGACTGGTCAAACTGATGATGAAACTGTTTCCCGGGGACTGA